The Nitrospirota bacterium DNA window AGAACCTCATGGCCGTCATTCAGAAGCCTTTCGCAGAGATGCGAGCCGATAAAACCGGCTCCGCCTGTAACAAGAATTCTTTTCATATAATCAAGACCTCCATGAGATTTTTAATAGTATACATAAAAACTTGTATTAACTGATATTCATAATATAAAATATCTTGGCTTTGGGGAGTAGTGTAATGGCAGCACCGCAGATTCTGGATCTGCTTGTAGGGGTTCAAGTCCTCTCTCCCCAGCCAAAAAATCAACTTAAGTGTGAAGAAGCACAGATTTTATTATCTGCCTTCAACTCTTAATTTTTTATTTGGTCCCATCGTCTAGTGGCCTAGGACGCTGGCCTCTCACGCCGGTAACACGGGTTCGAATCCCGTTGGGATCACCAATAACCAGGCTGAATGCTATTAGCTGTCAGCTACAGCTTTTTAACATCTTAATTTATAACAAATGAAAGAGGTATGAAATGTCCAAGACTTATAACATTGCAGTTATTCCCGGTGACGGGACAGGTCCTGAGGTCATTGCTGAAGGGGTAAAGGTTCTTAATGCAGTATCTGAGAAGTCAGGCTTCAAGCTTGACCTTCACTATTATGATTTCGGCGGGGATAGATACCTCAGGACAGGTGAAGTGCTCCCGGACAGCGCGGTTTCTGACCTGAGAAAACATGACGCAATATATCTCGGAGCCATTGGCCATCCTGATGTTAAACCGGGAATACTTGAAAAAGGCATACTACTGAGGCTCCGCTTTGAGCTTGACCAGTACATAAACCTGAGGCCTGTAAAACTCTATCCCGGCATAGAATGCCCGCTTAAGGATAAGGGGCCTGAGCATATAGACTTTGTCGTTGTGAGAGAAAACACAGAAGGGCTTTATGTAGGCGCCGGAGGCGTTTTGAAAAAAGGCACACCCGATGAGGTCTCTGTTCAGGAGTCTATCAACACCAGAAAGGGCGTCGAGCGCTGTATCCGCTATGCGTTTGAATATTGCAAGAAGAGGAACAAGGCTAACAAGCTCACACTATGCGGAAAGACCAATGTTCTGACATTTGCGTTTGACCTTTGGGAAAGGACGTTTAACGAAGTTGCCAAGGAATATCCCGGCATTAAAAATGATTACGCACATGTTGACGCCATCACCATGTGGTTTGTAAAGAACCCGGAATGGTTCGATGTGATCGTGACAGACAATATGTTCGGCGACATAATCACTGACCTCGGCGCTATGATACAGGGCGGAATGGGAATAGCGGCAGGCGGGAATATAAATCCTGATCCCGGCGGGGTTTCGATGTTTGAACCTATCGGCGGTTCCGCTCCAAAATACAAAGGGCAGAATATCATCAATCCTCTCGCAGCAATATGCGCAGGCGGGCTGATGCTTGAGAGTTTAGGTGAAACAGCAAGCGGCAAAGCTATTGAAGAGGCTGTCATGAAGGTCACTGCAAATGACATTAAGAGCCTTGCAGCAGGCAGGATGGGATACAGTACCACTGAAGTCGGTGATTTGGTGGTGAAGAATTTAAAATAAATATTTTATCTAATTTTTGTCATTTCGACCAAAGGGAGAAATCTTAAGATTCCTCGTCCACTTCGGTTCCTCGGAATGACAAACAGGAGAATGAAAGGTAACAATATGATGCTTAAGAAAAAAGATAAATACACTGTAGCAGTTGTAGGAGCAACCGGGGCCGTTGGAAATGAGATGGTCTCAATTCTTGAAGAGAGAAACTTCCCCGTGGGCAAACTCAGGCTCTTTGCCTCTGAACGTTCTGAGGGCAATACACTTGACTTTCACGAAAAACCCGTAACTGTCGAGGTTCTCAAGGCTGATGTTTTCAAAGGAATAGACATCGCCCTCTTTTCCGCAGGCGGTGACAGGAGCATAGAGTTTGCGCCGATCGCAGCAAAGGCAGGCTGTGTTGTTATAGATAACTCAAGCGCATGGAGGATGGACCCTGAGGTTCCTCTGGTCGTGCCTGAGGTCAACCCCCATGACCTGAAATGGCACAAAGGGATAATAGCAAATCCAAACTGCTCGACGATCCAGATGGTGCTTCCTTTAAAACCGATCCATGATACAGCAAGGATCAAGAGAGTCGTGGTTACAACCTTCCAGTCAGTATCAGGCACAGGCAAAAAGGCGATGGATGAACTTCTCGAACAGAGCGCCGCATTCCTGAACTTCAAGGATATAAAACCTAAGGTCTATCCTCATCAGATAGCATTCAACTGTCTGCCTCATATCGACAGTTTCCTGGATAACGGCTATACAAAAGAAGAGATGAAGATGATAAATGAGACGAGAAAGATACTCGGTGATGCCTCACTCAGGATAACAGCAACAACTGTGAGGGTCCCTGTATTTAA harbors:
- a CDS encoding 3-isopropylmalate dehydrogenase: MSKTYNIAVIPGDGTGPEVIAEGVKVLNAVSEKSGFKLDLHYYDFGGDRYLRTGEVLPDSAVSDLRKHDAIYLGAIGHPDVKPGILEKGILLRLRFELDQYINLRPVKLYPGIECPLKDKGPEHIDFVVVRENTEGLYVGAGGVLKKGTPDEVSVQESINTRKGVERCIRYAFEYCKKRNKANKLTLCGKTNVLTFAFDLWERTFNEVAKEYPGIKNDYAHVDAITMWFVKNPEWFDVIVTDNMFGDIITDLGAMIQGGMGIAAGGNINPDPGGVSMFEPIGGSAPKYKGQNIINPLAAICAGGLMLESLGETASGKAIEEAVMKVTANDIKSLAAGRMGYSTTEVGDLVVKNLK
- a CDS encoding aspartate-semialdehyde dehydrogenase; this translates as MLKKKDKYTVAVVGATGAVGNEMVSILEERNFPVGKLRLFASERSEGNTLDFHEKPVTVEVLKADVFKGIDIALFSAGGDRSIEFAPIAAKAGCVVIDNSSAWRMDPEVPLVVPEVNPHDLKWHKGIIANPNCSTIQMVLPLKPIHDTARIKRVVVTTFQSVSGTGKKAMDELLEQSAAFLNFKDIKPKVYPHQIAFNCLPHIDSFLDNGYTKEEMKMINETRKILGDASLRITATTVRVPVFKCHSESVNIETEKKLSADEVRALLSGTDGIIVYDAPEKNIYPLPIYVAGKDETYIGRIREDESVENGINMWIVADNIRKGAALNAVQIAEKLIEKN